From the genome of Acipenser ruthenus chromosome 14, fAciRut3.2 maternal haplotype, whole genome shotgun sequence, one region includes:
- the LOC117419449 gene encoding muskelin-like isoform X2 codes for MLTDLHDKLVLKGDFDACEGLIDKAVNEGLFNQYISQQEYKPRWSQIIPKSTKGDGDDSRPGMRGGHQMVIDVQTETVYLFGGWDGTQDLADFWAYSVQDNQWLCISRDTEKENGPSARSCHKMCIDSQRRQIYTLGRYLDSSVRNSKSLKSDFYRYDIDTNTWTLLSEDTSADVGPKLVFDHQMCMDSEKHMIYTFGGRILTCSGNVDDTRTNEPQFSGLYAYHCQSNTWKLLREDSCNAGPEDVQSRIGHCMLFHTKNRCLYVFGGQRSKTYLNDFFSYDVDSDHVEIISDGTKKDSGMVPMTGFTQRATIDPELNEIHVLSGLSKDKDKREENVRNSFWIYDIARNSWSCVYKNDQAVKENANKSLLEEEPCPRFAHQLVYDELHKVHYLFGGNPGKSCSPKMRLDDFWSLKLCRPSKEYLLRHCKYLIRKYRFEEKAQTEPLSALKYLQNELSVTVDHSDPEETKEFQLLASALFRSSSDFIPLGFSHVDQTYGQRTQLFDTLVNFFPDSMTPPKGSLVDLITL; via the exons ATGCTGACTGACCTTCACGATAAACTGGTCCTGAAGGGAGATTTTGATGCTTGTGAGGGACTAATAGACAAGGCTGTGAATG aagGCTTATTTAACCAGTACATCAGCCAGCAAGAATATAAACCTAGATGGAGTCAGATTATCCCCAAAAGTACCAAAG GTGATGGCGATGATAGCAGGCCAGGAATGAGGGGAGGGCATCAGATGGTGATAGATGTCCAGACAG aAACTGTGTATTTGTTTGGTGGCTGGGATGGTACGCAAGATTTGGCCGATTTCTGGGCATACAGCGTTCAAGATAATCAATGGCTCTGTATATCCAGGGATACTGAAAAAGAG AATGGTCCCAGTGCCAGATCCTGCCATAAAATGTGCATCGACTCCCAAAGAAGACAGATCTACACATTAGGGCGCTATTTGGACTCCTCTGTGAGGAACAGCAAATCTCTGAAAAGTGACTTCTATCGTTATGATATTGATACCAACACATGGACATTACTTAGTGAAGATACATCAGCTGATGTTGGACCCAAGCTTGTTTTTGATCACCAG ATGTGCATGGACTCTGAAAAACACATGATTTACACATTTGGTGGAAGAATATTAACTTGCAGTGGCAATGTGGATGACACTCGGACTAATGAGCCACAGTTCAGTGGACTATATGCCTATCACTGTCAATCTAATACATGGAAACTTCTCCGGGAAGATTCCTGCAACGCTGGTCCTGAAGATGTCCAGTCAAGGATAGGACACTGTATGCTCTTCCACACT AAAAACCGCTGCCTGTATGTCTTTGGGGGGCAGAGATCCAAAACATACTTGAATGACTTCTTTAGTTACGATGTGGACAGTGACCATGTAGAAATCATATCAGATGGCACAAAGAAGGACTCTGGCATGG TCCCAATGACAGGTTTTACTCAGAGAGCCACCATTGACCCAGAATTGAACGAGATCCATGTACTCTCTGGGCTTAGCAAGGACAAGGATAAACGGGAAGAGAATGTGAGGAACTCGTTTTGGATATATGACATAGCCAGAAATAGCTG gtcATGTGTTTACAAGAATGATCAGGCAGtgaaagaaaatgcaaataaaagTCTCCTGGAGGAGGAGCCCTGCCCACGGTTTGCCCACCAGCTGGTTTATGATGAACTGCACAAA GTTCACTATTTGTTTGGTGGAAATCCTGGCAAGTCTTGCTCCCCTAAAATGAGACTGGATGATTTTTGGTCATTGAAGCTCTGCCGCCCATCCAAGGAGTACCTCCTCAGACACTGCAAGTACCTCATTAGGAAATACAG GTTTGAAGAAAAAGCTCAGACAGAACCTCTAAGTGCTTTGAAGTATTTACAAAATGAGTTATCTGTAACTGTGGATCACTCAGACCCTGAAGAGACAAAAGAG tTTCAACTCCTGGCTTCCGCACTTTTCAGATCCAGCTCAGACTTCATACCACtgg GTTTTTCACACGTGGATCAGACCTATGGTCAGCGGACTCAGCTGTTTGACACTCTGGTGAATTTCTTCCCTGACAGCATGACTCCTCCAAAAGGCAGCCTGGTCGACCTCATCACGCTGTAG
- the LOC117419449 gene encoding muskelin-like isoform X1 — translation MAAVPENRVLSYSVFKWSSYSSTYLPENILADKPNDQSSRWSSESNYPPQYLILKMEKPAIVQSITFGKYEKTHVCNLKKFKVFGGMSEENMTELLSSGLKNDYNKETFTLKHKIDEQMFPCRFIKIVPLMSWGPSFNFSIWYVELHGIDEPDVVQPCLNWYSKYREQEAIRLCLKHFRQHNYTEAFESLQKKTKIALEHPMLTDLHDKLVLKGDFDACEGLIDKAVNEGLFNQYISQQEYKPRWSQIIPKSTKGDGDDSRPGMRGGHQMVIDVQTETVYLFGGWDGTQDLADFWAYSVQDNQWLCISRDTEKENGPSARSCHKMCIDSQRRQIYTLGRYLDSSVRNSKSLKSDFYRYDIDTNTWTLLSEDTSADVGPKLVFDHQMCMDSEKHMIYTFGGRILTCSGNVDDTRTNEPQFSGLYAYHCQSNTWKLLREDSCNAGPEDVQSRIGHCMLFHTKNRCLYVFGGQRSKTYLNDFFSYDVDSDHVEIISDGTKKDSGMVPMTGFTQRATIDPELNEIHVLSGLSKDKDKREENVRNSFWIYDIARNSWSCVYKNDQAVKENANKSLLEEEPCPRFAHQLVYDELHKVHYLFGGNPGKSCSPKMRLDDFWSLKLCRPSKEYLLRHCKYLIRKYRFEEKAQTEPLSALKYLQNELSVTVDHSDPEETKEFQLLASALFRSSSDFIPLGFSHVDQTYGQRTQLFDTLVNFFPDSMTPPKGSLVDLITL, via the exons ATGGCGGCTGTTCCAGAGAACAGAGTCCTTTCCTACAGTGTGTTTAAATGGAGCTCTTACTCCTCTACGTACCTACCAGA GAACATTCTGGCGGATAAACCTAATGACCAATCTTCCCGGTGGTCTTCTGAAAGCAACTACCCTCCACAA TACTTGATTCTAAAAATGGAAAAGCCTGCCATTGTTCAGAGTATTACTTTTGGAAAGTATGAGAAAACTCACGTATGCAACCTGAAAAAGTTTAAGGTTTTTGGAGGGATGAGTGAGGAAAATATGACGGAACTATTATCCAG tgGCCTTAAAAATGATTACAACAAAGAAACATTCACTTTGAAACATAAAATTGATGAACAGATGTTCCCATGTCGGTTCATTAAAATAG TTCCACTGATGTCCTGGGGGCCCAGTTTCAACTTCAGTATCTGGTATGTTGAACTTCATGGGATTGATGAACCTGATGTGGTGCAGCCGTGCCTTAACTGGTACAGCAAG TACCGTGAACAGGAAGCCATTCGGTTGTGTCTAAAGCACTTCCGCCAGCACAACTACACTGAGGCATTTGAGTCTCTGCAGAAGAAGACAAAGATCGCCCTCGAACACCCGATGCTGACTGACCTTCACGATAAACTGGTCCTGAAGGGAGATTTTGATGCTTGTGAGGGACTAATAGACAAGGCTGTGAATG aagGCTTATTTAACCAGTACATCAGCCAGCAAGAATATAAACCTAGATGGAGTCAGATTATCCCCAAAAGTACCAAAG GTGATGGCGATGATAGCAGGCCAGGAATGAGGGGAGGGCATCAGATGGTGATAGATGTCCAGACAG aAACTGTGTATTTGTTTGGTGGCTGGGATGGTACGCAAGATTTGGCCGATTTCTGGGCATACAGCGTTCAAGATAATCAATGGCTCTGTATATCCAGGGATACTGAAAAAGAG AATGGTCCCAGTGCCAGATCCTGCCATAAAATGTGCATCGACTCCCAAAGAAGACAGATCTACACATTAGGGCGCTATTTGGACTCCTCTGTGAGGAACAGCAAATCTCTGAAAAGTGACTTCTATCGTTATGATATTGATACCAACACATGGACATTACTTAGTGAAGATACATCAGCTGATGTTGGACCCAAGCTTGTTTTTGATCACCAG ATGTGCATGGACTCTGAAAAACACATGATTTACACATTTGGTGGAAGAATATTAACTTGCAGTGGCAATGTGGATGACACTCGGACTAATGAGCCACAGTTCAGTGGACTATATGCCTATCACTGTCAATCTAATACATGGAAACTTCTCCGGGAAGATTCCTGCAACGCTGGTCCTGAAGATGTCCAGTCAAGGATAGGACACTGTATGCTCTTCCACACT AAAAACCGCTGCCTGTATGTCTTTGGGGGGCAGAGATCCAAAACATACTTGAATGACTTCTTTAGTTACGATGTGGACAGTGACCATGTAGAAATCATATCAGATGGCACAAAGAAGGACTCTGGCATGG TCCCAATGACAGGTTTTACTCAGAGAGCCACCATTGACCCAGAATTGAACGAGATCCATGTACTCTCTGGGCTTAGCAAGGACAAGGATAAACGGGAAGAGAATGTGAGGAACTCGTTTTGGATATATGACATAGCCAGAAATAGCTG gtcATGTGTTTACAAGAATGATCAGGCAGtgaaagaaaatgcaaataaaagTCTCCTGGAGGAGGAGCCCTGCCCACGGTTTGCCCACCAGCTGGTTTATGATGAACTGCACAAA GTTCACTATTTGTTTGGTGGAAATCCTGGCAAGTCTTGCTCCCCTAAAATGAGACTGGATGATTTTTGGTCATTGAAGCTCTGCCGCCCATCCAAGGAGTACCTCCTCAGACACTGCAAGTACCTCATTAGGAAATACAG GTTTGAAGAAAAAGCTCAGACAGAACCTCTAAGTGCTTTGAAGTATTTACAAAATGAGTTATCTGTAACTGTGGATCACTCAGACCCTGAAGAGACAAAAGAG tTTCAACTCCTGGCTTCCGCACTTTTCAGATCCAGCTCAGACTTCATACCACtgg GTTTTTCACACGTGGATCAGACCTATGGTCAGCGGACTCAGCTGTTTGACACTCTGGTGAATTTCTTCCCTGACAGCATGACTCCTCCAAAAGGCAGCCTGGTCGACCTCATCACGCTGTAG